The window GGGATGAAATAAGGTATGGGATTGGAAGTTTACATAAGGCAACATTTCGTTAATGTGATTTTTAGATAGGGCATGAGGATTTGTGTATTCTTTCTCCTGTCCAAATTCAATCTCTCTCAAAATTCGGAGTCTTTCACCATTTGGTACTTTTTTCAACTCCTCTACAGTAAGTGGGAGGTGCATCTCCTGATATAACGCCTCTTCGAACCAAAAGTGTCTGTTTGTATTTATGATCCCGGAACATAGAAATATGGTTACCGGAATGTTATACTTTTTAAAGAGCGGGAGCAGGTCATAGTTGCTCCTGTGCCCGTCGTCAAAAGTAATTACAAGCGATTTTTTAGGGAAAGTCTCCTTTTTCTTATATATGTCAATAAATTCATTCAGGCTTATGATGTTGTAGTTCCTTACCAAATATTCAAATACCACTTCGGCGGTCTTGGGTTCGATTGCATGAAAGAGTAATATACTAACCTTATTCTTCTGAAATACCTCTCTGAAGATAAAAGGTAATCCA of the Methanoculleus thermophilus genome contains:
- a CDS encoding polysaccharide deacetylase family protein; its protein translation is MVRNYNIISLNEFIDIYKKKETFPKKSLVITFDDGHRSNYDLLPLFKKYNIPVTIFLCSGIINTNRHFWFEEALYQEMHLPLTVEELKKVPNGERLRILREIEFGQEKEYTNPHALSKNHINEMLPYVNFQSHTLFHPCLTQCDDREARDEIFISKAVLEDEFGLPINSIAYPNGDYSDRDIQLCMAAGYEFGFTTDPGFNTCHTNPFKLKRFYVNEKSNDLNELIVDVSGVTGFISRVVNYPALKGRA